A region from the Rosa rugosa chromosome 6, drRosRugo1.1, whole genome shotgun sequence genome encodes:
- the LOC133715590 gene encoding carotenoid cleavage dioxygenase 7, chloroplastic-like, whose product MQANPFQFTAKSIFPSRINIPTVHRQHRSPSLPPLLKPPCAISASTPNDAESSTPITMSTLEVVDDSVAAFRDYQFLFVSQRSETNDPVTLQVVEGAVPPEFPSGTYYLTGPGLFRDDHGSTVHPLDGHGYLRAFTFHGVSGKEVNVMFMAKYVKTEAQLEEHDPVTGAWRFTHRGAFSVLKGGQKVGNTKVIKNVANTCVLSWGGRLMCLWEGGGEPYEIEKETLETVGKVKLMEGCDPVVESGSDGRGFWDVAARLLKPILYGVFTKPAKRLLAHYKLDTHKDRLLMMSCNTEDILLPHNTFTFYEFDSNFKEVGKKEFIIPDHLFIHDWAFTTSYYILFANRVKLNVSGAMTSVCGITPTMTALSVNPTKDTSPIYLLPRFPNDVNYSRDWRVPIEAPSRFWLQHVGNAYDYLDENGNSEIQIHASVCSYEWFTLQKLFGYDWQSGKLDPSIMNLGRNQSKKLPHLVQVSISLDANGICQRCDVEPMNEWSKSSDFLVINPAFSGHKNNFVYAPTTSGSRSELPNFPFDMVVKLNLSTKSVHTWSAGSRRFVGEPTFVAKGSEEDEGYILVVEYAVAVQMCYLVILDSKKIGAADALVARLEVPKDLNFPFGFHGCWANNE is encoded by the exons ATGCAAGCCAATCCTTTCCAATTCACTGCCAAATCAATATTCCCGTCAAGGATAAACATACCTACGGTGCACCGACAGCACCGTTCGCCTTCTTTGCCTCCCCTCCTCAAACCGCCATGTGCCATCTCCGCTTCTACTCCCAATGACGCCGAGAGTTCTACTCCAATTACCATGTCAACCCTAGAAGTTGTCGATGACTCCGTGGCTGCGTTCCGGGACTACCAGTTTCTCTTTGTCTCGCAACGCTCGGAAACAAACGACCCAGTGACTCTACAAGTTGTTGAAGGTGCAGTCCCGCCAGAGTTTCCTTCCGGAACATATTACTTGACGGGACCGGGGCTCTTCAGAGACGACCACGGCTCGACGGTTCACCCTTTGGATGGTCACGGCTACCTTAGGGCTTTCACTTTCCATGGGGTCAGTGGGAAAGAGGTCAATGTCATGTTCATGGCCAAGTATGTGAAAACTGAGGCGCAGTTGGAAGAGCACGACCCCGTGACCGGTGCGTGGCGGTTCACGCATAGGGGAGCGTTCTCGGTGTTGAAGGGAGGACAGAAAGTCGGGAACACTAAGGTGATCAAAAACGTGGCGAATACTTGTGTGTTGAGCTGGGGTGGGAGGCTGATGTGCTTGTGGGAAGGTGGTGGGGAACCTTACGAAATTGAAAAGGAGACCTTGGAAACTGTCGGGAAGGTCAAGCTCATGGAAGGTTGCGATCCGGTGGTGGAGAGTGGGAGTGATGGCCGTGGTTTTTGGGATGTTGCTGCAAGATTGTTGAAGCCGATTTTGTATG GAGTGTTTACGAAGCCAGCAAAGCGACTGTTAGCTCATTACAAGCTCGACACTCACAAAGATAGACTTCTTATGATGTCATGTAATACAGAAGATATACTGTTGCCACACAATACTTTTACATTTTATG AATTTGATTCAAATTTTAAGGAGGTGGGAAAGAAAGAGTTCATCATCCCAGATCACTTGTTCATTCATGATTGGGCTTTCACAACCAGTTATTATATACTATTTGCTAACCGCGTTAAACTTAATGTTTCTG GTGCAATGACTTCAGTTTGTGGAATCACTCCAACGATGACAgcattatctgtgaatcctaccAAGGACACATCTCCAATATATTTGCTTCCTAGGTTTCCTAATGATGTGAATTATAGTCGAGATTGGAGAGTACCTATTGAAGCTCCTTCACGATTTTGGCTGCAACATGTAGGCAATGCCTATGATTATTTGGATGAAAATGGGAATTCAGAGATCCAAATACATGCATCTGTCTGCTCTTACGAGTGGTTCACTTTGCAAAAGTTGTTTG GATATGATTGGCAAAGTGGTAAACTCGACCCTTCGATTATGAACTTGGGTAGAAACCAAAGCAAAAAATTGCCTCACCTTGTTCAG GTTTCGATCAGCTTGGATGCCAATGGGATTTGTCAAAGATGTGATGTGGAGCCTATGAACGAGTGGAGCAAGTCATCAGATTTTCTTGTTATCAATCCAGCATTTTCAGGCCACAAAAATAATTTCGTATATGCACCAACTACTTCAGGTTCTCGCAGTGAATTGCCAAACTTTCCATTCGACATGGTGGTGAAGCTCAATCTTTCAACTAAATCTGTGCACACATGGTCTGCTGGTAGTAGAAGATTTGTCGGTGAACCCACTTTCGTTGCTAAAGGTTCTGAAGAAGATGAGGGTTACATTCTTGTAGTTGAG TATGCAGTTGCAGTTCAAATGTGCTATTTGGTTATCTTGGATTCAAAAAAGATTGGAGCGGCTGACGCACTTGTGGCAAGACTTGAAGTCCCCAAGGACCTAaattttccttttggttttcaTGGGTGCTGGGCCAACAACGAATAG